Proteins from one Syngnathus scovelli strain Florida chromosome 9, RoL_Ssco_1.2, whole genome shotgun sequence genomic window:
- the nat14 gene encoding probable N-acetyltransferase 14, whose product MVRLDLDQVVLRRMKEDDVDMVKSLIKEGCQGMENRLILHILTRPLCLFILAVFSSALRCLIHSFILALAIPVFLLIIYLKITIPRSTGVLGCSRPSWDYVGSSFRGPDDEILQNPYSRISGKKVTTKKPRRRTGADEKDKEASKEPITPERVQAAGQVWVAESEGEILGCLFRESEKRAGVRRFCRLVTGSWDRRQGLARFFVHSLEHKERETGAFRVYAHVPFPSKVGEVFFRKLGYLQLGEEAEDEDGQLENPERGFLGFPLTKVFYKDL is encoded by the exons ATGGTGAGGTTAGACCTGGATCAAGTGGTGCTGAGGAGGATGAAGGAGGATGACGTTGACATGGTCAAATCTCTCATAAAG GAGGGCTGCCAGGGCATGGAAAACCGCCTCATCCTGCACATCCTCACTCGTCCACTCTGCCTTTTCATCTTGGCAGTGTTCTCATCCGCCCTACGCTGCCTCATTCACTCCTTCATCCTAGCCCTGGCCATTCCCGTCTTCCTGCTCATTATCTACCTCAAAATCACCATCCCGCGCTCCACTGGGGTTCTGGGCTGCAGCCGCCCCTCCTGGGACTACGTGGGCAGCAGTTTCAGGGGACCGGACGATGAGATCCTACAGAATCCTTACTCGAGGATCAGTGGCAAGAAAGTCACAACAAAGAAG CCAAGACGCAGAACTGGAGCCGATGAAAAAGACAAGGAAGCGTCAAAGGAGCCAATCACGCCGGAGAGGGTGCAAGCAGCGGGCCAGGTGTGGGTGGCAGAGAGCGAGGGCGAAATCTTAGGCTGCCTCTTCCGAGAGAGCGAGAAGCGAGCCGGCGTCAGAAGGTTCTGTCGGCTGGTGACGGGCAGTTGGGACCGCAGGCAGGGCCTGGCGCGCTTCTTTGTCCACAGCCTGGAGCACAAGGAGAGGGAAACGGGGGCCTTCCGGGTCTACGCGCACGTTCCCTTCCCGTCCAAGGTGGGCGAGGTCTTTTTCAGGAAACTGGGTTACCTGCAGCTCGGGGAGGAGGCTGAAGATGAGGACGGACAGCTGGAGAATCCGGAGAGAGGCTTTCTGGGATTTCCACTCACCAAAGTCTTTTACAAAGACTTGTGA
- the znf628 gene encoding zinc finger protein 628: protein MANSVATLVVQAELLAPQSSASLSPFPSLLGSGEEGEDDRERDDLVEGNKGMVASVEVVLDMEASSVSAQQAEQSEQSEQSEQSEHPFQCLDCGKSFRWSSRLTHHQRSHNNERPYRCNLCPKAFKGSSALLYHQRSHSGEKPYKCQDCGKAFKRSSLLQVHQSVHTGVRTFLCPYCPLTFKWSSHYQYHLRQHTGECPYPCDTCPKAFKNSSSLRRHKNVHLGLKPYTCNVCNKSFTQSTNLRQHMRIHTGERPYVCGECGRSFTHSSNLALHKNSHSGPATGGKEGKGGEGGGRGRDMVEVVVVSSEEEATSMLTAMVGYVNQEGGDGVGVGMEEVFLSTSTATQDANLLPELGSVPSGENAAASRAIGTEVHLSTDTGASLLLYTCGSCSHTFATRTDLEEHQSIHVASGERGSGGEAAPAEVGDGLVGTGHLLADFEEVVETTAAAEGAHTAEILLGLADPADESNSSVGATQAQFDLLQSFNKVIQSSKSVEPEAPTAWAGLSCGYCNKSFKTSGGLNRHVSLMHSLSSQSRSQFSCSACDRSFPLLSSLLTHQHSHTPEQRLLAEAEAEIVCPPSLSLSLPMPSSPDKQQEGTRDIQADVTAVSKEQEELPAKLAKNSKKASGCKNTSAGERPYRCSECGKAFKGSSGLKYHMRDHTGERPYRCTECGKSFKRSSLLSIHQRVHTGVRAFQCPHCALTFKWSSHYQYHLRQHTGERPYVCKECGKSFKNTSCLRRHSQMHSGLRPHVCSICSKSFSQTSNLKQHERTHSGERPFRCGHCNKCFTHSSNLQLHLRTHSSQKDFKCPYCSKEFVMHSYLQRHIRTHGGTLPLPSGEGAGRDGVSVKASMGGVTTTTTLFNPITLESTGNNGSLIVSQPALNIPVNTSQNYFMIQTASGLQLIPLSGPAPQPAPPPPPPPPSQPQNFYLLQCPSTNGSQPSLILVPMANRPPAAPEPAGVPVFQTLQAFNSQTLAQFAAVSPQHQQPRIILTNDNKNTNTPVASLPPNSLLRRPILGKSNRTARGRRGRKPKSVLQKMAETPSADATDGNAGGVTQPDGTAAYLSSSIASNCALSPSSTTVSSTLGSPQASVSTLLPSTPNSNAQTELTEINSARTLTENQFVFCFDNEGRAKEGLSVDEGGESFVLQFEANEQGDADKEGDKGGMMSLLQEWGGEKAGESQSGEEECGQGGSFVFHFHAEEPENDRCQAGFSQEHDNGLVPLHGQGVVFGVGDEGKMEQEAGEGMQMIALIEREGPMMGEDGVDCSAAAGTGGIFQLEGGDEIVIIEVSTSNLIEERMEAVVDADVSQSSDGKSEGGNEDAKEKSSKENCADDTDGAAVGDGLLPKRCTTLTN, encoded by the exons ATGGCAAACTCTGTGGCCACTCTCGTGGTCCAAGCAGAACTCTTGGCTCCGCAATCCTCCGCCTCCCTCTCTCCTTTCCCCTCCCTCCTCGGCTCAGGCGAGGAGGGTGAGGATGACCGGGAGAGAGATGACCTGGTGGAGGGCAACAAGGGCATGGTGGCCAGCGTGGAGGTGGTTCTGGACATGGAGGCCTCGTCTGTGTCGGCCCAGCAGGCCGAGCAGTCCGAACAGTCCGAGCAGTCCGAGCAGTCCGAGCATCCCTTCCAGTGTCTGGATTGCGGCAAGAGCTTCAGGTGGTCGTCCCGGCTCACACACCACCAGCGGAGCCACAACAATGAGAGACCTTACCGCTGCAACCTTTGTCCCAAGGCCTTTAAGGGCTCCTCCGCGTTACTCTATCATCAAAG GTCTCACTCAGGAGAGAAGCCTTACAAATGTCAAGATTGTGGCAAAGCCTTCAAGCGCTCCTCTCTTCTCCAG GTGCATCAGAGTGTCCACACAGGAGTGAGAACATTCTTGTGTCCGTATTGCCCCCTGACTTTTAAATGGAGTTCCCATTACCAGTACCACCTGCGCCAGCACACCGGCGAGTGCCCGTACCCGTGCGACACGTGCCCCAAGGCCTTCAAGAACTCCAGCAGTCTACGGCGACACAAGAACGTCCACCTGGGTCTCAAACCttacacctgcaacgtgtgcaaCAAATCCTTCACTCAGTCCACCAACCTGAGGCAGCACATGAGAATCCACACGGGCGAGAGGCCCTACGTGTGCGGCGAGTGCGGACGCAGCTTCACGCACTCGTCCAACCTGGCGCTGCACAAGAACTCGCACTCTGGCCCGGCCACGGGCGGCAAGGAAGGCAAGGGCGGGGAAGGCGGAGGGCGGGGCCGCGACAtggtggaggtggtggtggtcaGCTCAGAGGAAGAAGCCACATCCATGTTGACGGCTATGGTGGGCTACGTCAACCAGGAAGGGGGCGACGGAGTCGGGGTGGGGATGGAGGAAGTCTTCCTGTCCACTTCCACAGCTACCCAGGATGCAAACCTGCTCCCCGAGCTGGGCTCGGTTCCGTCAGGGGAGAATGCGGCCGCATCCCGGGCCATCGGGACGGAGGTCCACCTGAGCACGGACACGGGCGCCAGCCTGCTGCTCTACACCTGCGGCAGCTGCAGTCACACTTTTGCTACACGGACTGACTTGGAGGAGCACCAGTCCATTCACGTGGCTTCGGGGGAACGTGGCTCCGGTGGGGAAGCGGCACCGGCGGAGGTAGGGGACGGATTGGTCGGGACCGGCCACCTGCTTGCTGACTTTGAGGAGGTGGTTGAAACGACCGCAGCGGCTGAAGGTGCGCACACAGCAGAGATACTCCTTGGACTTGCTGACCCAGCTGATGAAAGTAATTCA AGTGTGGGCGCCACCCAGGCCCAGTTTGACCTTCTGCAGAGCTTCAACAAGGTGATTCAGAGCTCCAAGAGTGTTGAGCCAGAAGCTCCAACCGCATGGGCAGGGCTGTCGTGTGGCTACTGCAATAAATCTTTCAAGACCAGCGGAGGCCTCAATCGACACGTGTCACTG ATGCACTCCCTCTCGTCCCAGTCCCGATCCCAGTTCAGCTGCTCGGCCTGCGACCGCTCCTTCCCTCTGCTGTCCTCGCTTCTCACGCACCAGCACTCCCACACCCCCGAGCAACGTCTCCTGGCCGAGGCCGAAGCGGAGATTGTGTGCCCGCCTTCCCTTTCCTTGTCTCTTCCGATGCCCTCCTCTCCTGACAAGCAGCAGGAGGGAACGAGGGACATTCAAGCTGACGTCACGGCCGTCAGCAAGGAGCAGGAGGAACTGCCCGCCAAACTAGCGAAAAACTCCAAAAAGGCCAGCGGGTGCAAGAACACCAGCGCGGGAG AGCGGCCGTATCGCTGCTCTGAGTGCGGGAAAGCCTTCAAAGGTTCGTCGGGGCTCAAGTACCACATGAGGGATCACACCGGGGAGAGACCCTACCGCTGCACAGAGTGTGGAAAGAGTTTCAAGAGGTCCTCGCTGCTCTCCATCCACCAACGG GTGCACACAGGTGTGCGGGCATTCCAGTGCCCTCACTGTGCTCTGACGTTCAAGTGGAGTTCGCACTATCAGTACCACCTGCGGCAGCACACGGGCGAGAGACCCTACGTATGCAAGGAGTGCGGCAAGTCCTTCAAGAACACCAGCTGCCTGCGAAGGCACAGCCAGATGCACTCGGGACTGCGGCCGCACGTCTGCAGCATTTGCTCCAAGTCCTTCTCGCAGACGTCAAACCTCAAACAG CATGAACGCACCCACTCGGGCGAGAGACCCTTCCGGTGCGGCCACTGCAACAAGTGCTTCACGCACTCCTCCAACCTCCAGCTGCACCTTCGTACGCATTCCTCGCAGAAGGACTTCAAATGCCCGTACTGCTCCAAAGAGTTCGTCATGCACTCGTACTTGCAGAGGCACATCCGGACGCACGGCGGCACCCTCCCGCTGCCGTCCGGCGAAGGCGCCGGTCGAGACGGTGTGTCGGTGAAGGCCAGCATGGGAGgggtcaccaccaccaccacgctcTTCAACCCCATCACCTTGGAATCGACGGGAAACAACGGGAGCCTGATCGTGTCTCAGCCGGCTCTCAACATCCCTGTCAACACCTCGCAGAACTATTTCATGATTCAGACGGCCAGCGGCTTGCAGCTCATCCCTTTATCAGGTCCGGCCCCTCAGCCGGCCCCACCTCCGCCGCCCCCGCCGCCATCCCAGCCCCAAAATTTCTACCTGCTCCAGTGCCCCTCGACCAATGGCTCCCAACCGAGTTTGATTCTGGTGCCCATGGCCAACCggcctccggcggccccggagcCCGCCGGTGTCCCCGTCTTCCAGACTCTGCAAGCATTCAACAGCCAAACGCTTGCCCAGTTTGCAGCCGTATCGCCACAACACCAGCAGCCCCGCATCATTCTCACCAACGATAATAAGAACACAAATACACCCgtcgcctccctcccgcccaacTCTTTACTCCGCAGGCCCATTTTAGGGAAGAGCAACCGGACAGCAAGGGGCAGAAGGGGCCGCAAACCAAAATCGGTCCTCCAGAAAATGGCCGAGACGCCGAGCGCGGATGCAACTGACGGTAATGCGGGTGGCGTGACCCAGCCCGACGGTACCGCCGCCTATTTGAGCTCGTCCATAGCGTCAAACTGCGCACTTTCTCCGTCTTCCACCACTGTCTCATCCACTTTGGGATCACCACAAGCCAGCGTTTCAACATTACTTCCTTCAACTCCCAACAGCAACGCCCAGACGGAACTGACCGAAATAAATTCGGCAAGGACCTTGACCGAGAATCAGTTTGTGTTCTGTTTCGACAACGAAGGCCGAGCGAAAGAGGGGCTCAGTGTTGACGAGGGAGGCGAGTCGTTTGTGTTGCAGTTTGAGGCAAATGAGCAAGGGGATGCTGACAAAGAGGGAGATAAAGGCGGGATGATGTCGCTTCTCCAGGAGTGGGGTGGGGAGAAGGCGGGTGAGAGTCAATCAGGAGAAGAGGAGTGCGGCCAGGGGGGCTCTTTTGTCTTTCACTTTCATGCAGAGGAACCGGAGAACGATCGGTGCCAAGCAGGCTTCAGCCAGGAGCACGACAATGGCTTGGTGCCACTCCACGGTCAGGGTGTGGTGTTTGGAGTCGGCGATGAGGGCAAGATGGAGCAAGAAGCCGGGGAGGGTATGCAGATGATAGCCTTGATAGAACGGGAGGGGCCAATGATGGGAGAGGATGGCGTCGACTGCAGCGCAGCCGCTGGTACCGGGGGGATCTTCCAACTGGAAGGAGGGGATGAGATTGTCATCATTGAGGTGAGCACCAGTAACTTAATTGAGGAACGGATGGAGGCGGTTGTCGATGCGGACGTTTCGCAGAGCAGCGATGGGAAATCGGAGGGCGGAAATGAAGACGCGAAGGAAAAGTCTTCCAAAGAAAACTGTGCGGATGATACAGATGGTGCTGCAGTCGGAGATGGACTTCTGCCTAAGAGATGCACCACTCTTACGAATTGA
- the il11a gene encoding interleukin-11, whose product MKLLLDSSSSLLFSLLLAQLPVFTSATPVPQRRPSEIDKLSNQTKNLMKLTQELLKEHAFESDVEPHRFRSLPEMSNRSANDLNNLELKPTLSQLHADLKLYEHHFEWLNRVSKKHHHPALPKLVEVIKEMKSLINLLHRQMQRVDAPKLTPATPSLPPHLLYQFDVLQSSQELLHHFKLFCDWAYRAFISLKPKISKTQLNENSSK is encoded by the exons ATGAAAT TGCTGCTCGATTCGTCGTCCTCTCTGCTCTTCTCGCTGCTATTGGCCCAGCTGCCCGTCTTCACGTCCGCCACCCCGGTGCCTCAGCGCCGGCCCAGTGAGATAGACAAGCTGTCCAACCAGACCAAAAATCTCATGAAGCTCACGCAAGAACTGCTG AAGGAGCATGCCTTCGAATCTGACGTGGAGCCCCACAGGTTCAGGTCCCTGCCAGAAATGAGCAACAGATCGGCCAATGATCTCAACAACCTTGAG CTGAAGCCCACACTCTCTCAACTGCACGCAGACCTGAAGCTGTATGAGCACCACTTTGAGTGGCTCAACAGGGTGTCCAAGAAGCACCACCACCCGGCGCTGCCCAAGCTGGTAGAGGTGATCAAGGAGATGAAGTCACTCATCAATCTTCTGCACCGTCAG ATGCAGAGGGTGGACGCGCCGAAGCTGACCCCcgccaccccctccctcccaccgCACCTCCTTTACCAGTTTGACGTGCTCCAGTCCAGCCAGGAGCTCCTCCACCACTTCAAGCTTTTCTGCGATTGGGCATACAGAGCTTTCATAAGCCTCAAGCCAAAGATCTCAAAAACACAGCTCAATGAGAATTCATCCAAGTGA